A region of Mercenaria mercenaria strain notata unplaced genomic scaffold, MADL_Memer_1 contig_4762, whole genome shotgun sequence DNA encodes the following proteins:
- the LOC128554155 gene encoding uncharacterized protein F54H12.2-like translates to MVIALGRTTPKFRKKMIQHAPKEVINCVSECCYNVLKGNVSLSEAQKRSNPRGWQEFSRGLRESNVPQEYVGNRQRWLWMQRDGSEDEDDGDEYFETSSYLPATPPPQNKSNADNYPYRAYIENLLPYNKECKDTQMQALELWSKDSYLHMQDNTAAGSNESWKFRKKKPVSLQATHELIGRLHLDLFLREKYLPNGIEIPLKLNRSPTAFCLMGTADGKVDIQQVGFNVRTVDLLPVVANDLNKNIAQHNMKIPIRRAVVKTFTIPDGLRSKIDDHLFLGQLPKRIIIGMVKNSDMNGDERTNPFDFQHFSLSKFEVSIDGKTIHNKPYTPDNGEYLRSYMSLYQATGALGANRSIDLSMAEYKKGYTFWGFDLTADQGSEGQLHPIKTGNMRRDIQFGEALPAIINVIVYAEFDNQIEINELREIITDY, encoded by the exons ATGGTTATTGCTCTTGGTCGAACAACGCcaaaatttagaaagaaaatgatTCAACATGCTCCAAAAGAAGTCATTAATTGTGTGTCTGAGTGTTGCTAcaatgttttaaaaggaaatgtatcTCTATCAGAGGCTCAAAAGC GATCCAATCCAAGAGGATGGCAAGAATTTTCTCGAGGTCTGAGAGAATCTAATGTCCCTCAGGAATATGTTGGCAACAGACAGCGTTGGTTATGGATGCAGAGAGACGGTTCCGAGGATGAAGATGATGGGGATGAATATTTTGAAACCAGTTCCTACTTACCAGCAACACCACCTCCTCAAAACAAGAG CAATGCAGACAACTACCCTTACAGAGCATACATCGAAAACCTCCTGCCTTACAACAAGGAATGTAAAGACACACAAATGCAGGCTCTTGAACTCTGGTCGAAAGACAGTTACCTTCACATGCAGGATAACACAGCGGCTGGAAGTAATGAGAGTTggaaatttcgaaaaaaaaaacccgtaTCACTACAAGCAACACATGAACTCATCGGAAGATTACATCTTGACTTATTCCTACGGGAGAAATACCTCCCCAATGGAATTGAAATACCTCTCAAATTAAACAGGAGTCCTACCGCCTTTTGTCTCATGGGTACCGCCGACGGAAAAGTTGATATTCAACAAGTGGGATTCAACGTGAGAACAGTGGATTTACTTCCTGTAGTGGCAAAtgacttaaataaaaacattgcacaGCATAACATGAAGATTCCGATACGTCGCGCAGTAGTGAAAACATTCACAATCCCTGACGGACTGAGATCCAAAATTGATGATCACCTGTTTCTAGGTCAACTTCCAAAACGAATCATTATAGGCATGGTGAAAAATTCAGATATGAACGGTGATGAGAGGACCAACCCATTTGATTTCCAACATTTCAGCCTGTCTAAATTTGAAGTAAGCATTGATGGGAAAACCATTCACAACAAACCATACACACCAGACAATGGAGAATATCTACGATCCTACATGTCTCTCTACCAAGCTACAGGAGCGTTGGGAGCGAATCGTTCCATTGACCTTTCCATGGCAGAATACAAAAAAGGATACACATTTTGGGGATTTGACCTAACGGCAGACCAAGGTAGTGAAGGACAGCTTCACCCTATAAAAACAGGAAACATGAGGAGAGACATTCAGTTTGGAGAAGCGCTTCCTGCAATCATCAACGTTATAGTGTATGCAGAATTTGACAATCAAATTGAAATCAACGAGCTCAGAgaaattattacagattattaa